The Fusarium falciforme chromosome 8, complete sequence region TAATCAGCTACGGAAAGATGTCGGCAAGTCTAAGCAAATCAACAAAGAGGTTCTCCAGTCTCTTAGCCGTTCTATCGAGATGATTCAGGATCGACCCATGGCTCAGCAAGAAAAGGCCCAGATATCGACAAAGCTAGAGCTCTTTGCAGATCTCTGCAAGTCGGCCAACCGCAGCAGTGATGCTATTCGCACTCTGAGGTCCATCTGCACCAACATGATTGAGGAGGGTGCCTTGGTCAAGGTGACAGCTGCACTTGGCTCTCAACCACCGAGCCTCGCATGGAACGCGGATGAAAAGGCCGAAATCTTGTCTCGCACACTGCGGTCAATTGCCAAGCTTGATCACTCGTGGAACGATTGGGCCTTCTTCCTACCAGAGGGCGAGCGCGCTGCTGTGCTGGAGCACTTGATGCAAATCGTTGGAGAAGCGGGTGCTCATGGACAGCCTCTCAAGCTCCACGATGCTTCAGCTCAAGCCCTTTTGCGGATCTATACGCTTGACCGTTTTCCCATTCGAAGACTCCGAGTGCTCCTTCAACTACTCTTCCAGAATATCGGAGAGGAAAACGACATGGAGGAGATCAGAAACATGGTTGATGAAGCAGCGCAGTTGCTGGATGGCAAGACGCTCGGTGAAGACGCCGGCTTGACCCGATATATCCCACACCTTCAGGCCTATCAGAAGtctgtcttggccttggccgtgACTGATGAGAAGTTTCCGGTCTCTGTTATGGCTGAGGCCATCTCTTGCTGGAAATCCATGACCGAAACCTGCAGTTCAAGAGCTGACCTTTACGAGCGGATCGACAACCCCGACGGTCTTGTCGCTCACCTCCAGTCGGCCAGCCAATTTGCCAGTCTCCGAGGCGAGAACAGCCTTCAGCTTGCCATCCTCGAACTATCCACACCTCTCTCTAAGATTCTGGCAGAACCGACATATAACAACGTAATCCTTAATCACACTCTTCTGGCGTCCCAACATCTCAACATTGGCCACTTCtctgaggccaagaagacgctCGAAGCAACCAAGCAACTTCTTGATCAAGCAGAGGGGGCATCTCGTGGTCTTGTTGCAGGGTTTCACCTCACCCAGGCCGAGTATTATTCTGGTATCGGTAGCATCGATGAAGCGTAAGTGAGGCTAGGAAACATTACAAACAAATCTAACCAGATTATAGTAACTCCTCCCTGGCggctgccaaggccatctATGATGGGTCAATCTCGTCTTGGGCGCTGTCAAAGTCCCAAGTCAACATGTCCCTCGCCCTCAGCTCATTCCTCGACTCCGTCTTGGCATTGAAGCAAGGCAGAGTTCAAGAAGCTCTCACTTGTATCAAGTCCAGTGTTCGGATTCTCTCGCACGACTGGTCCAAGATTGAGACGTCTTCATCCAGAGCCACCAGTCCGAGTGATCTCAACGCTTCAATTGCCAGTATTGATAGTGTCAAGGCAGGCTCTAAGCTCGGCCAGGTCATCGGTCCCCGGTTCTGGGCCCTCGCCTTTCCTCTTCTGCGTGGTCTTTTGCACATTTCTTCAGTATATGCTCATCTAGGCATGTTCCAGGAGACCATCTACTACGCAGAGTCAGCTCAAAAGATTGCCGAGAGCACAGGTTCACCCATGTACCGAGCGCAGGTGCTTGCTTGGACAGGCTCCATCTATCATCGTGCCGGGAAACTCACCAAGGCAATCGATTTTGGCAGCGAGGCTTTTGATGAGCTACCTCAGGATATCTGTGCCTCTCGAGTTGAAGTTGCATGTCAACTAAGTGATCTATATCGAGATATGGGGGATGAGACGAAGGCGCGAGAACTGCTTCAGCTGGCAGAGGAAACCGCTCAGCGCCTGGGAGATCATGGAAAGGTGTTGAAGATTCAAaacgagaccaagaaggctgcAGCAGCAACGACTCGAACAAGAGCTGCCACTGCAACACGGACAACAAGAGCTACGACGAGAACGACAAGAgccaaggctgctgccaCTCCCGCTCCACGAACTCGAAAGCGGGAACCCGCTGTTAAGGCTCAGCCAACTTCGACAGCGGAGGTATTGAAGCTTCCCAATGATGTGTACCAGGCGTCCCTCATGGCTTCCGTCATTCTGTCAAGGGCCCTGGGCTTCATCAACCAGAAGGACTGGACATCAGCATTGTCAACCTTGGAATCTGCAAAGGAGCTTCCCAAGCTCTTTGGCACCCTCTCCCAAGAACAAGTGGTGACGGCCATCTCTCTCATCGGTCACAGTATGGAGCAGATGATCCACGATCCAGTCTTCTCTGTCATCCAGGACTCAACCATCTCCTTCCCAGCCATCGCGTCCTCAGACAAGAGTGCCTCTGGGAGACTATCTCTGAGCCAGACACCTCCTCGTAAAGGCCGTGCCGCGGCAGGAGCCGCGGAGCGAAAGGGGTCCAAGGACCGTGGCGTGCCCGCGTTTGCGGATGCGTTGAGGCAAGCTCAGGAGCTTCTTCTGGAGGCTCATGCTTCCACGTTGTCGACTGCTAACAGCACCATGGTCCATCGAATCTCGGCCTTGCTGCAAAACACAGTCATTCTTCTCTCAGCTACCTCCACAACGCAGTCCAGGGTCACCGCCGGATCTGGGTTTGCCACTTTCTCGGTTGACTTGGCTCGCAATGTTACCTGGAAGCGCGAGCAAAGCACTCTCCAAACGAAAGAAGCAACCCAGGCTCGGGCTCATTCGACTGATCTTGGCTCTTCCAGACGGGCCAGCCTCGGTCTCACAACGGAGATGGCCAAGTTTCAGAAGAACTACATCGAGTTGGTGCCTCACAACTGGAGTGTGATCTCGGTTTCTCTCAGCGATAATCACCATGATCTATGCATCACCAAGTTCCAGGCAGGTCACAGCCCTTTCATCCTTCGGCTGCCTCTTGAGCGAGCCAACTCGCGAGATGCGGACTCGGAGGTTTTCAACTTTGAACACGGAAgagaggagatgatggagattaTCCGACTTGCCAATGAGACGAGTCATTCTGCCAGCCGTGACTTCAGCGCCAAGGGAGCAAAGTCTGCTTGGTGGGCTGAGCGAGAGGCTCTGGATGAACGGCTGAAGGACCTCCTGAGCACCATTGAAACGACCTGGTTGGGCGGCTTCAAGGGAATCTTTTCGCAGCATGAACGACGACCCGACCTCCTTGCACGCTTCCAGAAGAGCTTCCAGCAGATCCTCGACGCCAGTCTGCCCTCTCGAAACCGAGTGCGAGGAAAGAAGACAACCAAGACATCCAAAGTCTCTCTGGATCCTCGCATTCTTGACTTGTTCATTGGTCTAGGCAATCCTTCGGATCCTGACaacgactttgacgaggcACTTAATGATTTGCTCTACTTTGTCGTGGATATTCTTCAATTCCATGGAGAACGCAACGCCTATGATGAAATCGACTTTGATGCCATGGTGGTGGAGACATATGATGCTCTACGCGGATACTACAACGCCGCCAAGACGGGCTCAGAGAGGGCAGATGATGCCCACACGGTTCTGGTACTGGACAAGGCTCTTCATGCTTTCCCCTGGGAGTCAATGCCATGCATGGAAGGTCTCGCAGTATCCCGCGTCCCTTCGCTGGCCTGCCTGAGACAGCTCATTCTGGAGTCTCAGCCATCAAATAGGGGAGAAGACGTGGATGAAGACACGCCCGAGGGTCACTATGTCTCGGCGGAGCGAGGCACCTACATTCTGAACCCATCAACCGATCTCGTCAATACGCAATCCACCTTCCAGCCATCTCTCAAGACATTCTCAACTTGGAAGGGTATCGTCAACCGTGCCCCTCAGGAGGGCGAGTTTGAACAGGCTCTGTCAAACTCGGAGATTCTACTCTACTTTGGTCATGGAAGCGGTGCCCAATATGTCCGAGCCAGGACTATCCGCCGTTTGGAGAAGTGCAAGCCAGCTACATTCTTGATGGGTTGCAGTTCTGCTTCACTGACGGAAGCTGGCGAGTTTGAGTGCTATGGCCCGGTGTGGAACTACATGATGGCAGGCTGCCCTGCCGTTGTGGGCACGCTCTGGGATGTGACAGACAGAGACATTGATCGGTTCGCCGGTCGATCATTCGAGGAGTGGGGACTGTTCCCAAAGGGCACGTTCAAGGAGTCTAAGCGGTCCAAGGGCAAAGCAAAGGCCGTGAGCGAGGAGGCCATTGACGACGCGAAGGGGGACGAGCAGGTGACGCGGAACGTGTCACTGGCGGAGGCGGTCGCGCGGTCCAGAGGGGCGTGCAAGTTCAAGTACTTGAACGCTGCGGCGGTGGTACTGTACGGAATCCCGGTGTACATCAAGCACAAGGGGGCCGAGTGAATATAGGGGGTGAGTTGTATACAATGATTTGGGGGTTTAGCGTGGTTCAGCATTGTATAGATGATGGAGGTCGGTGCATTCATTGTATGGCATGGCATATTGGAGCATAGCAGGGCGTTTGGATAAAGGAAACGCTGTTTTGGTCTCTCATGACCTGGGTTGAATACATGTTTCTTTTGACGTTGTATGCTTGAACCAGGCGGCACGTTCCGAGATTGCATGGTGTCGTTCCTTGTCTCGGAGCTTGGAGGCTCAACTAAAGCACGATGAACATGTTTCAGTTTTAGAGTTGCTGACAGGTTGTGTCTGTCTCGGGGCTGAGACGTGAAAGTGATGCCGCATCAAGACTTGCATGGTGGAGGTTTATGGATAGGGGCTGAGGGGGAACCATCTGGCCAAGGCCCAATTGCATCCATAGGCTCAAGATACGTCGAAGGTGTCAGTAAGCAGGCATAGATAGCGACTCAATAGTCAAAATGAAGCTGTCTTGATAGACGCTGGACTATTGGCTGACCGTGATCGGAGATGCATGTTTGAGGCGTCTGCCTTTTTTCCTCCTGTTACCTCTGCAACGGCCACGCCAAAAACAGAGCCTGCTGGACACAGACGTTCCAGTGGCGCTGGTGAGAAGTCAATCGCAGTCCACGTTGTGAAACGGGCTTCCCCCCTCAAGGCAGGGTTTCATGGATGTAACGAGCGATCGGACGAGGATCGAAACGGACCGAGGGCGCTGAAGGTTGTGTAATTACAAATTGGGCCTGGAATGCTGTGATTTGGAATACTAGCCCGTGATACCTTCCAGAAGGGAGCAGGTTGTCCCTGTCTCAGGGACGGACGGGACGCAAGCGAGACAGTAGAGGTTCGTTTGCAATGTCTGTCTAGCCAGGGGGGGTGGGCAGGTATGAAACATCGCGTATTTTCTCTCCCATGAACTGGACTACGTAATTACTAGTTGGATCTGGGAAACTCGAGGCCATGCTCAATGAGGATAGGGTAGACGGGGATGCCTCATGAACCACGGGGCGGGCGAACACGATGGTGCAATCTCATCAATACTCGAGAGCGCATGACCATGGCCAGAGCTCATCACCGCATTAACGAGGCTCGCGTAAGCCCGTGAGAAGCAGCCCTATCTCGCGCCCAAGTGAAGAAGGTTTGAACTAGTCATGTAGCATTCTGGCTGGgctctttttaattataccgAGAGTGCCGTGCCGTAGGGCTTGACGTCTGTATCCTCACTACGCCTCCTACGACACGCGTTTCTTCCCCCTCCTCTGCTGCGGTTGCTTGCTACGCGTCGTGGCATCCTTTCTCTTGGCCTCTATTTTGATCGAGTGTGCTGCGCAAACACGCAGACCGGGTTGCGTTGCAGCGTGACCCTTGTGGGCAAACGAGCAAGATATTACAGACAGTAACAGAGGACTTGGGTGCATCCGACTGCGCTGTAACGCTGTAGTTGGCTCGCTCGCAAGGGGTAAATGACGTCCCCTCCCCGCGCGAGGTTCTAGACTCGATCGTCGGCCAGATTTCTCAAGTTGCCTGAACCAACAGCTCGACGATCGCGGGCCCCTTCAAGACGCCCATCCCATCGTCGCCAGCCCTAGGAGGCTGCTGTAGCTAGTATGTAGGAAAAGTGATACAGGTTAGTTACGAGGAAGGGAACTTTTGCCTCGACCGGGGATCCATGCCCGGAAGTTTTGTCGTCCTTGCTTTTATGTTTCGAGGCCCAGGTCAGTCAGCCAGCATCCATGCATTTTGGTCGCCAGCCTGACTTGTTCCTGGTGGGTGGTTCATCTAAGACGAAGCGTCCCTTGGACTGTATGAGCCAGATTGGAGCCAGCTCTTgattcgtcgtcgtcgacgttCTTGAAGCCCAGTCAGGGCCAGTGTAGTATCAGACTTGTATATCCCGGCATAGGCATTCACGGCTTCGGGACTTGCCGTGTATGCATGGGTTTCAGAGCCGTACATAGGTAGTATACCCCTGGTTGTGCAAGAGGCGCCTCCCTCCTTGTTCCGTCCCGTCTTGGTCGATTGGCGTCTGCAGATGTGAGTGAGCGGATCACGTATGCAGTCGACGACGGCCGGCCCGTTGAATAAATAGCCTCGGATGACTGATtctttttctatatatataacttgaGTTTTATAACTTACCTGTCAGTTATTTAGTTTACTGTAACTAAGGAGTACagatgagatgaggttgGCTCAAAACGCTGCCGAGGCAAGGGGTAAAATAAACTTCATCAACGGGCGCGAAGACAGCAAAACGTGACATCGTGGCCGCGTCCTGGCAGAATCGGCACTGATTGATTGATTACAGTAGCCTcgccctctttttttttattaatactttttccTTCTGACGCAGAGCCTAGTGCGAGATCTAGCTGAGGCGGCGTACATGGGTGATGGAGCCTTGCTTTTTCCtctttgtgtgtgtgtgtgtgtgtgtgtgtgtgtctcCCCCTGCCAGGGATATGTGGTTGCAAGGACCCTTGGCTGTGTTATCTTGCCGCCGTGTCTCAGTGGAGGAAACTTTTTGCAAGATTGACACCTCCGAAGAAACAGGGAGTGTTGAGATTGGATGGTTTCCTCAGGTAGTTGTTGAAGAATGTGTTGGCGGATGAGACATGGGAAGCTTGAATGTACCATCAGAGGTCTCAGGTAGAAAGAGAGAACAAGAGACGACTTCACATCCTGATAAATTGCACTTCAAAATACTCTGCATCATGCATTCGAGGCTTCAGAGCCCTGCAAGGTTCCCaatgcatccatccattgattGGCACTGTTGTCGATCAATTTGTAGTGCCGTGCCCCCCCAGTCCCCAGTCCCGGCGCGATGCGTGAGTGATGTGCGATGTCGGGGCCGACACGGAGGTGCCTTCCTCGGTTGGAGTTCTTGCCCGTTGTTTGCGGCTTCCAAGGCGAGGAAGGAGCTGGACGTCGATATTCGTTTATATTCTAGATATCTTTATTTCAACTTCATCTTTCCACTCCAATGCCATGCATgaatcatccatcaccacaATTCAATGCCCAAGATCGTCACTCTGTCACCCAACGATTCACGCATCAACAGGACATCCCACCCTTTGGGCACCAGTTCGTTTCGTGCTAATCACGTTCACACTGCACTGCACCCGCACAGTTAGGTACTCAAGTACCTACCGGCTCAAACACACTCCAGACCAGCCAGACcggaccagaccagaccagcgCACGTCACCCCTAGGGGACCCGACCGAGGTCTACTCTTACTCTTACacccatccacatcccatcccatgggCCACCCGCCTCCACCGCGCCCGTCGTCGTTGGCTCCACCACCTCCTTGTCTCCCCCCCCGACTGCAGAGGAAAAAAGGCCTTCACGTCGACGCTCAGCGACGCCAAAACGACTGCAGGCGTTTCTCTACCCCACAGTCGCACGCCGGGGCCGTGCACGACAACCTATCGTGATCGCTGCTTTTGATTTCTCTCGGCCATGTCTCCACCCATCCAGGCCTTAAACCCCCAGCTTCCAGGACTCAATCTCTTCCACCCCAGGAGACTGGTCGACAACTCTCCTCCGGTtttccctcctccatctttcaGACAACGACCTCGCTGCTCCTGCCCACGCAATCGCCTCCAATTCTCCTCGCCGAAACCTCGCCTGGCACCCCGAATCGATTCCCAttgctcggcctcgacctctCGCTGATCCAAACTCTCTTCTGCTCGCTCGTCCTCTGCGCCAGCAGGGGCGCAGCCTGTCGCCGCCCCAGCTCCAGTGCGGGGAGCCGCTGAGTACATACCCGTCGCTTCCCCATAAGCTCCCCGGACGACCTCAGGTCACGTCAACGCTCTTGCGCCGCACCCGTCCAAACCGCACGATAGCTGTGCCTGCAACCTCCTTATGAAGGCGCTGCACAACCAGAGCGCCCTCTCGTCGACTCCCTTCCCCGCCACCTCCCGCCCCGTTCTGTTGCTGCTACTCCCTCCTCCGCCACTCCCGATCTTGCTCTATTAAAACCGGACACTAGCACCGGATATTCGGCCTCTTGAGGCCCGCGTCGCCGTCGGCAGAGAAATGTCATCCGGCCGCGGCGTTTCGGACTCTCATCATGCTCAGCAGCCCTTCGATGCCGGTTCACAGCTCTATCGCGACGCCTCTGACTTACACCCCGTCCCGTCACCCTCTCACGCCGCCTTGATGGACGCCTCGCGCTTCGACGACTTTGCATTTGCTTATCAAGGCCTTCCCGACCAGCCCTCCCTCGTTCCCTTGGCAGACCACGCAAACACCTCCCAGTCGCCAACTGCGTTCCCGCAGCACCAGCCCATGTCTACTATTCCACCAAATGGGCTGCCATTCGGCGCCATTCCCGCGGCCCACCGGAGCCAGAGCATGGAGGGATCCGACGCTGCCCCGGACAGGACATCACCTGTGTCCAACGCTCTCGACGATTCAGTTACCGATGAGTTCGGATTGGCTTCTCGGAACCGCGCAGACGGCACAGATCTTGGTGGTAAGCCTAAGGAGGATAAGGCCGATGCTGCGCCTGCATGGAGCGAactcaagaccaaggcggGTAAGGAGCGTAAACGCCTCCCGCTCGCCTGCATCGCATGCCGCCGCAAGAAGATTCGCTGCTCGGGAGAGAAACCCGCCTGCAAACACTGTCTGCGTTCGCGCATCCCGTGTGTCTACAAGGTCACAACTCGAAAGGCTGCGCCGCGAACAGATTACATGGCCATGCTGGACAAGCGACTAAAGCGTATGGAAGAGCGCATCATCAAGGTCATCCCAAAATCAGAGCAAGAAGCAACCACGTCTGTCACTCGTGCCGTCGTCAAACCTGCAATTCCAGGGACCCTTCCTTCAGCCAAATCCACCAAAAAGCGTGGTGCCGAGGAAGCATTCGGCCCCGATTTGGAGGCGTGGGCTAAGGCACCTTCAAAGTCAAAGATTGCAGGCGATGACAGACCTAGCACTTTGCAAGTTCAGGAGAACGAAGAGACCAAGCTGCAACATGAAGGTTCCGACGCACTCCCTTCCAAGGAAATCCAGGAGCATCTAGCAGAGGTCTTCTTCGACAACATCTATGGACAGTCTTATCATCTCCTTCACAAACCGAGCTATATGAGAAAACTCAAGTGCGTATTGATAGATATGACTTGAGCTTGGGTCCATCTAACTGTTCTTAGAAACGGCACATTGCCTCCTGTCCTGGTTCTCTCGGTCTGCGCCATCGCTGCTCGCTTCACATCCAATCCGCAGATCAGCTCGTCAGGACCCGAGTTCCTACGCGGCGAGGAGTGGGCATCACACGCGCGAGACATTTGTACCAGACGATATGAGTGGCCAAATCTCACCATATTGACATGCCTGCTTATTCTAGGTCTGCACGAATTCGGAACGTGCCAAGGAGGCCGTAGCTGGGCTCTCGGTGGACAGGCCATCCGCATGGCCTTCGCGCTCCAGCTACACAAGGACTTGGAATACGACCCTGCAGGCCGCAATGGGCAGAAGACGCAGCTCAGCTTCATCGATCGGGAGATTCGACGACGCATCATGTGGGCCTGCTTCCTCATGGACCGCTTCAATTCATCAGGGACAGACCGGCCCACGTTCATTCGAGAAGAGACGATTCAGATCCCGTTGCCGGTGAAAGAAAAGTACTTCCAGTTCGACATGCCGGCACCTACCGAAATGCTGGATGGCCGGGTACTTGAGCCTGTATCGCCAGACGACGGACAGCTTGCCGATACTCGAGAAAACATGGGAGTGCCCGCCTATCTGATCCGGGCCATTGCCTTGTGGGGAAGAATCATCACCTACCTAAGCCAAGGGGGTAAGGAGGCAGACCCTCATCCTATGTGGGATAAGGAATCACAATACGCAAAGCTCCTGGGTGATGTGCAAGATCTCGAGGCTGGTTTGCCCGCGTCGCTCAAGTACTCCCCTGAGAACCTGGAAGTCCAGAAGACGGAGAATACAGCAAGCCAGTTCCTGTTCATGCATGTTTGCTTGCAGCACAACATTCTGTTCATGAGCCGAGCAGCTATGTCGTCGAGGATACAGCAAGGGGCGCACGACGACTTCTTCTCCGAGGCAAGCAAGAGAACATTCGGTGCTGCCAACCGGATATCCGATATTTTCCGGGAAGCAGAACAGTCGCGATGTTTTGTCTCGGCCCCGTTCGCTGGATACTGTGCTTTCTCTTCAACCACAGTCCACATTCTCGGCATCATCTCTCGTAACCCTTCCATGCAGCCAACAGCTGAAGCCAATCTAACTACGAATGTCAAATATCTTCACAGGATGAAGAAGTACTGGGGCATGTTCCACTGGATGGTCGAGGACGTCCGTACTCAGTACCGAAACGCCCTAGATGCGACGAGAGCTGGCACCACGGCCCAGGAACGTGCTGCGCAATCATCCTTCCTCCAGTACGGAGACTGGTTCAACCGCTACCCGCACGGTCTTTCCGATGCCGAGTTTATGGATCCTGCTACTCACAAGAGGAAAGACAACGGAGCTGATGGGGTGCTCGAGGCCAAGCCTGAGTTGCAGTCTGTGGAAGAGTATTTCTCTACTCTCCCAACGCCGCAGGGCAACGAAAACAAAGACAATCCCCGCGGTGCAGCTGCCAAGCGAAAGCCTGGTTCAAAGAAGCAAACTGGTGCCCCTGGTCAGGCGGGCCAGCAGCTTGATTCGATGCAAAGCGCAGACGCTGAGGTTGCTTCAGGGGTTGGAGCTCAACAGCAGCGCAGATTCTCGGATGTCATGGCCATGCAAACGAGCGGTCCAGCCAGTTTCAGTCCCCTCACTGTGCCGAATTCGCAAAATCCAGCCTTTAGCAATGCCATGTCACCAATGAGCCCAGCCAACATGGCGTCTTTTGCCCACCACTCGCACATGCCAACGTTCTTCCCTCCCGAACTCCTCACTATGAACTTCGGGCAGGGCAATGGCGCCATCAACCCGCTCGACCGACAACTCGTCTTTGGAGGGTATTCGATGGATACTTCGGCCGGCTTGACGAGCGGACAGGACATGATGGGCATCGACTGGGATACCCTCGCTGCAGGTGCTCAGCCTGACGGAGGCGTACAGGGTCGACGATCGAGTGTCAAGGCTGGCATGAACGGGCAAGCACCAGGTCTCGTTGATGGAGCAGGTGTCATGGGCGGAGCGGAAGCATCTTCGGCGTGGTTTATGCCATTCAACATGGAGCCGCCTGAGATGGGGCGAGACTCTGGCTTCAACATGGGTGGCGGTGATCCGTTTGCAGGAATGTTCAGTGGAGGTAGCGGCTTGGCGACGCCGAATCCCTTGAGTGGGCTACAGCAACAGGGCCCCTAGGAGGGGTTGCCAGAGTGTTTGGCCCTGGTATCGGGATATTCCCGGAGGTCTTCGCGGCTGCACAAATTCACCAGCCGGAGGTGCTAGTCCGTGACGGCACAAGGATCTCTTTGAAGATGGCGatgttggagatgaggcGTGTTGGTATAACTTGGAATATCACGGCAGAGGACAAGACGGCGGTAGGGGTCAACTATCAAGGCATATCTTGGAATAGGCAGGCTTGTTTGAAACTTGCAAGGCGAACATGTTGGGCATCCATGTCATGACTGGGGAGGAAAAGGTCTTTACAGCATTTGAGATACCACCACATGCTTCTATTAACCTATGTTACTGTTATTGTAATACTCGATTTTGCATCAGTAGATGTGTAATGTGGAATGAAGGTCCGAGTTGGAGGGACACTACAACTATAATATCGATACTATAACTTCACATGAAGGGGAAGGTCTTGGGCTGATCAAGACAAACAATATACTTTTCTCTCTCAGATATAACTGAACTAAACCTTCTATACGGAACCAAACATATACAACATGGAACGCCCAACCGTGACAATGATAGCGTAGTGGTATCTCGCTCAAAAAGTCCCTAAAGCCCCCCCTCTTCATGCCTCTGCTTCGGCAGCAGcgcccttcttggccttggacctctttcgcttcttcttcctctcgccTACATCGCCGACGACGTTGCTGTCCTTTTCAGCCTTGGGCTCGATGACGGTACCAGCGGCTTCGCCATCCTCAGCAGACACCAGACGCTCGAAGCCATAAGTAGGACCAGAACGCTCAAACTGCTTGCCAAAGATCTCACGGCGCCACTGTCGCAGACGGGCCTTCTTGCCGAAGCGCTTCCggtccttgcgcttcttctcctcgtcacGGAAGGtggcgagcttcttgaggccgGCGTACTCGTTGAGAGCCGCGTCCGAGGGGGCAAGGAGGATGTCGCGGGCCGTCATGCCAAAGGACTGCGGCGAGGTCTCGCGGTAGCGGAAGGGGGCGTGGGTCGGCTTGTTGAGGAGGTCGTGGTTGGACAGCTCGAGCTTGGAGTCGACGAGAGCCTCAAGCTTGGCACGCTCTTGACGGGCTTGTTTCTGAGCCTCTTTGCGGGCTTTCTTGTGATCtgtcttgcgcttcttggacGGTcggccatcctcatcttcttcctcgtcttcctcctcgccctcagcAGCATCACCTTCAATGTCACTGAGACTGATATTGGGCTTCCCTTCGTCATCCTCAAAGTCGGGGACGAGGTCCTTGATGTCGATATCGTCATCCCACTTAGGCTTCTTAGGatgtttcttcttcttcttcttcttcttttcaccatcctcaccctcttcctcctcttcgtcgtcagaTACAGGAACCTCATCGTTCTGGGCATAGTATTCCTCGCCGAACCGCTTCTGCATCTCCTCTTCCCACTTGTCGTTCTCCCATGCATCATCGAGGAACTTCATCCAGTCCTCTTCAGTAAGGTCCTTGCCCGCGTTGCCCGCTGCATGCTTGATCTTGCGCAACTTCTCCTGggcctcctcaagcttcAGCTTCCGTAGACGAG contains the following coding sequences:
- a CDS encoding Separase, with product MASPQAKADAAKAALASTATCTTATVVALKELLLPDAETSSTTSQTNSRTTSRAAAHSKAKKTTAARTKSSEEQLSAKDRAALATNVINIAIKSLTEAAKPAPPSTPSKRQPSHGDLRKAAAPRTLRRSLSAPLSPLHPRTLNRVATSPNISSKAACQPTAQSTGCLATVECARVAFACLRSIMGPIQPTQTDFQLENGMSAFIGKLLGLGIQDQALKELRILKRRLDTSSNKTAKSTSAEGQTASQVIAELLDYDGIVPDHLLSVVTGCQVQVLRWISHSKKPAQIEAALPFLEETHSSSPIKLFERMGTQNEKETQKAARQLASLSQTLLSLAPSVSSKEDQVATEPRLSPTPISAFKLQVLCFKSQLRWWKMAGHKGNVDDEVLSPFVRCVRALTRRHTSTTGPIYETIATSFNDLLELIEGQESKATTSANSPLASMYQLLGVAAQTDRHYDSACEWFQLLKDMLDPEHESATRIFSISARLLAASLKQANYDSHTEQLIHEVVEGLDGSLTGNITELNDLLESLSLARRSAVGLLVSRINEPKTDSPALDSILGPLKTFIMRFPRFSRRWLGSIPGKEATAKILLQFDQRRQVLMQTINQILDGALMVLNGDIQSGSTTWKSMDEVLWDCNKLVESILDPTISVARTEQLNTYFIKISSLYFARYNQLRKDVGKSKQINKEVLQSLSRSIEMIQDRPMAQQEKAQISTKLELFADLCKSANRSSDAIRTLRSICTNMIEEGALVKVTAALGSQPPSLAWNADEKAEILSRTLRSIAKLDHSWNDWAFFLPEGERAAVLEHLMQIVGEAGAHGQPLKLHDASAQALLRIYTLDRFPIRRLRVLLQLLFQNIGEENDMEEIRNMVDEAAQLLDGKTLGEDAGLTRYIPHLQAYQKSVLALAVTDEKFPVSVMAEAISCWKSMTETCSSRADLYERIDNPDGLVAHLQSASQFASLRGENSLQLAILELSTPLSKILAEPTYNNVILNHTLLASQHLNIGHFSEAKKTLEATKQLLDQAEGASRGLVAGFHLTQAEYYSGIGSIDEANSSLAAAKAIYDGSISSWALSKSQVNMSLALSSFLDSVLALKQGRVQEALTCIKSSVRILSHDWSKIETSSSRATSPSDLNASIASIDSVKAGSKLGQVIGPRFWALAFPLLRGLLHISSVYAHLGMFQETIYYAESAQKIAESTGSPMYRAQVLAWTGSIYHRAGKLTKAIDFGSEAFDELPQDICASRVEVACQLSDLYRDMGDETKARELLQLAEETAQRLGDHGKVLKIQNETKKAAAATTRTRAATATRTTRATTRTTRAKAAATPAPRTRKREPAVKAQPTSTAEVLKLPNDVYQASLMASVILSRALGFINQKDWTSALSTLESAKELPKLFGTLSQEQVVTAISLIGHSMEQMIHDPVFSVIQDSTISFPAIASSDKSASGRLSLSQTPPRKGRAAAGAAERKGSKDRGVPAFADALRQAQELLLEAHASTLSTANSTMVHRISALLQNTVILLSATSTTQSRVTAGSGFATFSVDLARNVTWKREQSTLQTKEATQARAHSTDLGSSRRASLGLTTEMAKFQKNYIELVPHNWSVISVSLSDNHHDLCITKFQAGHSPFILRLPLERANSRDADSEVFNFEHGREEMMEIIRLANETSHSASRDFSAKGAKSAWWAEREALDERLKDLLSTIETTWLGGFKGIFSQHERRPDLLARFQKSFQQILDASLPSRNRVRGKKTTKTSKVSLDPRILDLFIGLGNPSDPDNDFDEALNDLLYFVVDILQFHGERNAYDEIDFDAMVVETYDALRGYYNAAKTGSERADDAHTVLVLDKALHAFPWESMPCMEGLAVSRVPSLACLRQLILESQPSNRGEDVDEDTPEGHYVSAERGTYILNPSTDLVNTQSTFQPSLKTFSTWKGIVNRAPQEGEFEQALSNSEILLYFGHGSGAQYVRARTIRRLEKCKPATFLMGCSSASLTEAGEFECYGPVWNYMMAGCPAVVGTLWDVTDRDIDRFAGRSFEEWGLFPKGTFKESKRSKGKAKAVSEEAIDDAKGDEQVTRNVSLAEAVARSRGACKFKYLNAAAVVLYGIPVYIKHKGAE